The Arachis hypogaea cultivar Tifrunner chromosome 19, arahy.Tifrunner.gnm2.J5K5, whole genome shotgun sequence genome has a window encoding:
- the LOC112777410 gene encoding hexokinase-2 encodes MGRVVVVAAVIGVATAVAVAAVVGRRFVRKWRRRAKALAIVKEVEEKCATPIAKLRQVADAMTVEMHAGLASEGGSKLKMLITYVDNLPTGDEEGLFYALDLGGTNFRVLRVQLGGKEGGIVSQEFTEVSIPPKLMVGSSSALFEFIASKLAKFVAEEGPDFQIPTGRQRELGFTFSFPVMQTSIDSGNLIKWTKGFSIDDTVGKDIVAELTKAMEKQGLDMRVTALVNDTVGTLAGGRYTDKDVIAAVILGTGTNAAYVERAQAIPKWHGLLPKSGEMVINMEWGNFRSSHLPLTEFDHALDMESLNPGEQVYEKIISGMYLGDIVRRVLCKMAEEASFFGDTVPPKLKVPFTLRTPDMSAMHHDTSADLSVVGNKLKTIFEIQDSSLESRKVVIELCNIIATRGARLAAAGMLGILKKLGKDTINDGEGQRFVIAMDGGLYEHYDAYSKCLEDTMAELLGEVVSQNIVIKHSMDGSGIGAALLAASHSQYLEG; translated from the exons ATGGGTCGAGTGGTGGTGGTCGCGGCGGTGATTGGGGTGGCGACGGCGGTGGCTGTAGCAGCAGTGGTAGGTCGCCGGTTTGTGAGAAAATGGCGTCGTAGGGCGAAGGCATTGGCGATAGTGAAGGAGGTTGAGGAGAAGTGCGCAACCCCTATCGCCAAGCTGAGACAGGTGGCGGATGCCATGACCGTTGAGATGCACGCCGGTCTCGCATCTGAGGGTGGCAGTAAGCTCAAGATGCTCATCACTTACGTCGATAATCTCCCCACTGG GGATGAGGAAGGACTATTTTATGCATTGGACCTTGGAGGAACTAACTTTCGTGTATTACGTGTGCAACTCGGGGGAAAGGAAGGTGGTATTGTTAGTCAAGAATTTACTGAGGTGTCAATTCCGCCTAAGTTGATGGTTGGATCATCAAGT GCACTATTTGAATTTATTGCATCAAAACTTGCGAAATTTGTTGCCGAAGAAGGACCAGATTTTCAAATTCCTACTGGTAGACAGAGGGAACTAGGTTTCACCTTTTCCTTCCCTGTCATGCAAACATCAATTGATTCTGGGAACCTTATAAAGTGGACAAAAGGCTTCTCCATAGATGATACA GTTGGTAAGGATATTGTGGCAGAATTGACAAAAGCCATGGAGAAGCAAGGCCTTGATATGCGTGTAACAGCTCTG GTCAATGATACAGTTGGAACATTAGCTGGAGGTCGATACACAGACAAAGATGTCATTGCTGCTGTTATTTTAGGTACTGGAACAAATGCAGCATATGTAGAGCGTGCTCAAGCAATACCAAAATGGCATGGTCTTTTGCCCAAGTCCGGAGAAATG GTTATTAACATGGAGTGGGGAAATTTCCGGTCTTCACATCTTCCCTTAACTGAGTTTGATCATGCATTAGATATGGAGAGTTTAAACCCGGGTGAACAG GTTTATGAGAAGATAATTTCTGGTATGTATTTGGGAGATATTGTTCGAAGAGTGCTATGTAAAATGGCTGAAGAAGCTTCCTTTTTCGGGGACACGGTTCCTCCAAAATTGAAAGTTCCGTTCACATTAAG GACACCTGACATGTCTGCAATGCATCATGACACATCTGCTGATCTCAGTGTAGTTGGGAACAAACTAAAGACCATTTTTGAG ATACAAGATAGTTCATTGGAATCAAGGAAGGTGGTTATTGAGCTCTGCAACATTATTGCTACACGCGGCGCTCGTCTTGCCGCTGCCGGCATGTTGGGTATCCTGAAGAAGCTGGGGAAAGACACCATCAATGACGGTGAGGGTCAAAGGTTTGTGATAGCCATGGATGGTGGATTGTATGAGCATTATGATGCATACAGCAAGTGCCTAGAGGATACCATGGCTGAGTTGCTTGGTGAAGTTGTCTCACAAAACATTGTCATAAAGCACTCCATGGATGGTTCTGGAATTGGTGCTGCTCTTCTTGCTGCTTCTCATTCTCAGTACCTTGAAGGCTAA